One Paracoccus methylovorus genomic region harbors:
- a CDS encoding alpha/beta hydrolase, with translation MEEKVHFYSDCLKLVGTFYTPDNRKDGERLPTVIGIHGGSGTSTANALKIIGQRLTDAGYAFLTFYHRGFGDSEGIRGRSIWQNRLRDIQDSITYAQQRPEVDPERIGLIGLSIGGAYAVYTAGVDERVKCAVEVGGMGDGERRFRTRMPYYDFMALQDQIKEDRIHRVLTGESKRRPYRGNEYLGPEHQKLREKQKDKETYDKQGYPLENTDNLMSFKPESVVHQIAPRAVMFVNAERDAIVPVDEARSMYAKAGEPKKLMVISGSGHGEVYPANNPEVFNSIMKESLEWYARHL, from the coding sequence ATGGAAGAAAAGGTCCACTTTTACAGCGATTGCCTGAAGCTGGTTGGAACCTTCTACACACCCGACAACCGCAAGGACGGTGAACGCCTGCCCACCGTAATTGGCATCCATGGCGGTTCGGGAACCAGCACCGCCAATGCTCTGAAGATTATCGGCCAGCGGTTGACCGATGCAGGCTACGCCTTCCTGACGTTCTACCATCGTGGTTTTGGCGACAGCGAAGGCATTCGCGGGCGCAGCATCTGGCAAAACCGTCTGCGGGACATCCAGGATTCAATCACCTATGCGCAGCAACGCCCCGAAGTGGATCCCGAACGGATTGGCCTGATCGGCCTGTCGATCGGCGGCGCCTATGCCGTCTACACCGCCGGTGTGGATGAACGGGTGAAATGCGCGGTCGAGGTCGGTGGCATGGGCGATGGCGAACGCCGTTTCCGGACCCGGATGCCCTATTACGACTTCATGGCATTGCAGGACCAGATCAAGGAAGACCGCATCCATCGCGTGCTCACCGGGGAATCGAAACGCCGCCCCTATCGCGGCAACGAATATCTCGGCCCCGAGCATCAAAAGCTGCGCGAGAAGCAGAAGGACAAGGAAACCTACGACAAGCAGGGCTATCCTCTTGAGAACACGGACAACCTGATGTCCTTCAAGCCGGAATCCGTCGTCCACCAGATCGCGCCGCGCGCGGTGATGTTCGTCAATGCCGAACGCGACGCCATCGTGCCGGTGGACGAGGCGCGCAGCATGTATGCCAAGGCGGGCGAGCCGAAAAAGCTGATGGTGATTTCCGGTTCGGGTCATGGCGAGGTCTATCCGGCCAATAATCCCGAAGTCTTTAACAGCATCATGAAGGAAAGCCTGGAATGGTACGCCCGGCATCTATAA
- a CDS encoding ABC transporter permease yields MHRFIIRRIFQALIALFLLSIAIFFTSRLTGSPCDVMLPPEAREADFLLCEQNLKLDSPVWVQYLAWISGVLQGDFGRAFVTGQPVMGLIAERLPNSAMLGLVSVIFTTLVMIPVGILGAVMKDTKFDVVLRVITAIGQALPTFWLGILLMWFFAVQLRWLPVAGMGSWEHFILPVGAMAWSTIASQSRMLRSSMLEVMDSEFVKLARVKGASESSVVFKHSFRNALIPVTTMIGMHFGNIITGAMIAEVVFAWPGLGRLLYEGISTRDFPLIQACVLVVSVITITFNLLVDILYAYIDPRIRYD; encoded by the coding sequence ATGCACCGTTTTATCATCCGTCGGATCTTTCAGGCGCTGATCGCCCTATTCCTGCTGTCGATCGCCATTTTCTTCACCAGCCGCCTGACCGGCAGCCCCTGTGACGTGATGCTACCCCCCGAGGCCCGCGAGGCGGACTTCCTGCTGTGCGAGCAGAACTTGAAACTCGACAGCCCGGTCTGGGTTCAATACCTCGCCTGGATTTCGGGCGTGCTGCAAGGTGATTTCGGAAGGGCCTTCGTGACCGGCCAACCCGTCATGGGCCTGATTGCAGAACGCCTGCCCAATTCTGCAATGCTGGGCCTTGTCTCGGTAATCTTCACCACGCTGGTGATGATCCCTGTGGGTATCCTGGGCGCGGTGATGAAGGACACGAAATTCGACGTCGTTCTTCGCGTGATCACTGCGATTGGGCAGGCTTTGCCGACCTTCTGGCTGGGCATTCTGCTGATGTGGTTCTTTGCGGTTCAGCTCCGTTGGCTGCCTGTCGCGGGGATGGGGTCATGGGAACATTTCATCCTGCCCGTCGGCGCGATGGCATGGTCCACCATCGCCTCACAATCACGGATGCTACGCTCCAGCATGCTGGAAGTGATGGACAGCGAGTTCGTCAAGTTGGCACGGGTAAAGGGGGCCTCTGAATCCTCGGTGGTATTCAAGCATTCGTTCCGCAACGCCCTGATTCCGGTAACGACCATGATCGGCATGCATTTTGGCAATATCATCACCGGCGCCATGATCGCCGAGGTGGTCTTCGCTTGGCCCGGACTTGGGCGGCTTCTCTACGAAGGCATCAGCACCCGGGATTTTCCGTTGATCCAAGCGTGTGTGCTGGTGGTCAGCGTCATCACCATCACCTTCAACCTGCTTGTCGACATCCTCTACGCCTATATCGACCCGCGCATCCGGTATGACTGA
- a CDS encoding ABC transporter permease — protein MTQSADNSPISHQQPGLFRRALDHLSRAPIIPLVIIGLFLFAALFADFLTPYSPTEPNLALRLKPPFWLEGGSLSYPLGTDLLGRDMLTRIIYGARVSLTVAVAVILVAKTIGVVVGLTAGYFGGWVDAALMRLADATLAFPGILFAIVLVVALGAGLWNVVLAISLLEWAGTSRVIRGQVLSLKNRDFIAQAKVAGCSPLRIMAVHLFPNIVNTLIVLSTLQVGSVILAEASLSFLGAGVPAPAPAWGQMVAGGKAYLTSAWWLAFFPGIAIVLLVLAFNLLGDWLRDVLDPKLRQV, from the coding sequence ATGACCCAATCGGCCGACAACAGCCCGATTTCCCATCAGCAGCCCGGCCTGTTCCGACGCGCTCTGGATCACCTTTCGCGTGCCCCAATCATCCCGCTCGTGATCATTGGCCTGTTCCTATTCGCCGCACTTTTCGCGGATTTCCTGACCCCCTATTCCCCTACGGAACCGAACCTTGCGCTACGGCTGAAACCGCCGTTCTGGCTTGAGGGAGGCAGCCTCTCTTACCCATTGGGAACCGATCTGCTGGGGCGCGACATGCTGACCCGCATCATCTATGGCGCACGCGTGTCGCTGACGGTTGCAGTTGCGGTGATCCTGGTGGCCAAGACCATCGGAGTCGTCGTTGGCCTGACGGCTGGCTATTTCGGCGGCTGGGTGGATGCGGCGCTGATGCGGCTGGCTGATGCCACGCTGGCCTTTCCCGGCATCCTGTTCGCCATCGTTCTGGTCGTGGCACTGGGGGCCGGACTGTGGAACGTGGTCCTTGCGATCAGCCTTCTGGAATGGGCCGGCACATCCCGGGTGATCCGTGGGCAGGTTCTGTCGCTGAAGAACCGCGACTTCATAGCCCAGGCCAAGGTGGCGGGATGTTCGCCACTTCGTATCATGGCAGTCCATTTGTTTCCCAATATCGTGAACACACTCATCGTGCTCAGCACGCTGCAAGTCGGCAGCGTCATCCTTGCCGAAGCTTCGCTAAGCTTTCTCGGCGCTGGCGTGCCCGCCCCTGCCCCGGCCTGGGGTCAGATGGTGGCTGGCGGCAAGGCCTATCTAACCAGCGCCTGGTGGCTGGCCTTCTTCCCCGGCATCGCAATTGTGCTGCTGGTTCTGGCCTTCAATCTGCTGGGCGACTGGCTGCGCGACGTTCTGGATCCCAAGCTGAGACAGGTATGA
- a CDS encoding ABC transporter ATP-binding protein: protein MTRPILQVRDLKAHLHLRRGVVKAVDGISFDLYPGETLGVVGESGSGKTMTGLALLRLLPKPIGRIVGGSVTFDGEDLLAKSDAEMRAARGSRISMLLQDPMTSLNPVFTIGNQVAEPLKIHQKLQGKPLRDRVKELLRLVRIPAPGARMRDYPHQMSGGMRQRVVGAIGLACSPQVLIADEPTTALDVTIQSQYLRLLKEIQQETGVAIIFITHDLGVVARMCDRVAVMYAGKIVEAAPVRDLFNNPQHPYTVALLKSLPSLEERSDKLYAIGGQPPSLLNLPKGCSFAPRCPLADAKCTASYPPQTTLSQGHVASCWRVEEKAHA, encoded by the coding sequence ATGACCAGACCAATTCTTCAAGTCCGGGATCTGAAAGCCCATCTTCACCTGCGGCGGGGCGTCGTGAAGGCGGTGGATGGCATCAGTTTCGACCTCTACCCCGGCGAGACGCTTGGCGTAGTGGGGGAATCCGGTTCCGGCAAGACCATGACCGGCCTGGCGTTGCTGCGATTGCTGCCCAAACCCATCGGCCGCATCGTCGGAGGCAGCGTGACATTCGACGGCGAGGATCTGCTGGCCAAATCTGACGCCGAGATGCGCGCCGCCCGCGGCAGCCGGATCTCGATGCTGCTGCAGGATCCGATGACCTCGCTGAACCCGGTCTTTACCATCGGCAATCAGGTGGCCGAGCCGCTGAAGATCCACCAGAAGCTGCAAGGCAAACCGCTGCGCGACCGGGTAAAGGAATTGCTCCGCCTTGTCCGCATCCCCGCCCCCGGCGCGCGGATGCGCGACTATCCCCATCAGATGAGTGGCGGTATGCGCCAACGGGTGGTTGGTGCCATCGGGTTGGCCTGCTCGCCCCAGGTGCTGATCGCGGACGAGCCGACGACGGCGCTGGATGTGACCATCCAGTCGCAGTATCTGCGCCTGCTGAAAGAGATCCAGCAGGAAACCGGTGTTGCGATCATCTTCATTACCCACGATCTGGGAGTGGTGGCGCGGATGTGCGACCGGGTGGCAGTGATGTATGCGGGCAAGATCGTCGAGGCCGCTCCGGTGCGCGATCTGTTCAACAACCCCCAGCATCCCTACACTGTGGCGCTGCTGAAATCTCTGCCCAGCCTGGAAGAGCGTTCCGACAAGCTCTACGCCATCGGCGGCCAGCCGCCATCGCTGCTGAACCTGCCGAAAGGCTGTTCCTTCGCTCCGCGCTGCCCTCTTGCAGACGCGAAATGCACCGCAAGCTATCCGCCGCAGACGACCCTGTCGCAGGGCCATGTCGCCAGTTGCTGGCGTGTCGAGGAGAAAGCCCATGCCTGA
- a CDS encoding ABC transporter substrate-binding protein, protein MKLRILIKASVMTAALLVMQPIKSFAQDVVPDGEIVTMGAGFGSEIPVPRLALGQANDYTQLLYDSLIGVAPDGALDPSRGIAEEWEMTDELTWTFHIRQGVKFHNGDDLTAKDVAFSIWQTAEPDSRSGYADYIREVVKSIDTPDDHTVVVHLNKPSIYLDRYFTGSLAMIIPKDYYEKVGYDEFAKHPIGSGPYQWHSQSAGSFLKLEAVENHWQIGVPRFQFMTFQIVPDEATRVAMLQTGEGDITEVSRFRVAELEGMGYRVMIKSGDTLLNVRGEVQWTAPAFQDIRFRQALDLAIDKQAILDGIFSGMGKVAVSYPGSIVDTCAAVPTLEPRPYDPEKARQLIEEAGLVGYTFTVPSMNRAGIPELTQVVEALAGYWQAIGLNPIIRNTTYEAYRSQKRNGQVENHMLVMDNSAAESCKSILHELAARFDSEYDSGANIRAEDYPELTAMFRTALETTDDAVVQEQVSKIYRALYDNWFSATIAELDLTVAVSDQVPDWDLGRAKTGNNYRGLVTRP, encoded by the coding sequence ATGAAGCTTAGGATCCTGATTAAGGCATCCGTGATGACTGCGGCGCTGCTGGTCATGCAACCGATCAAATCCTTTGCACAAGATGTCGTGCCCGACGGTGAGATTGTAACCATGGGCGCCGGTTTCGGCAGCGAGATCCCGGTGCCACGCCTGGCGTTGGGTCAAGCCAATGACTACACGCAACTGCTTTATGACTCGCTGATCGGCGTCGCGCCCGACGGCGCGCTCGATCCCAGCCGCGGCATCGCCGAAGAATGGGAGATGACCGACGAGCTGACCTGGACCTTTCACATCCGCCAGGGTGTCAAGTTTCACAATGGCGATGACCTGACTGCAAAGGATGTGGCCTTCTCGATCTGGCAGACCGCCGAGCCGGATTCGCGCAGCGGCTATGCCGACTATATCCGCGAGGTCGTCAAGAGCATCGACACCCCCGATGACCACACGGTGGTCGTGCATCTCAACAAACCCTCGATCTATCTGGACCGCTACTTCACCGGTTCGCTGGCGATGATCATTCCGAAGGATTATTATGAGAAGGTTGGCTATGACGAATTTGCCAAGCATCCGATCGGCAGCGGGCCCTATCAATGGCATTCCCAAAGCGCCGGGTCCTTCCTCAAGCTCGAAGCGGTCGAGAACCACTGGCAGATCGGCGTGCCTCGGTTCCAGTTCATGACCTTTCAGATCGTCCCGGACGAAGCCACCCGCGTCGCCATGCTGCAGACCGGCGAAGGCGACATCACCGAGGTCAGCCGCTTCCGCGTCGCCGAACTCGAGGGCATGGGCTATCGGGTGATGATCAAGTCGGGTGACACACTGTTAAACGTGCGGGGCGAGGTGCAGTGGACCGCGCCCGCCTTCCAGGACATCCGCTTCCGTCAGGCGCTGGACCTGGCGATCGACAAGCAGGCCATCCTCGATGGCATCTTCAGCGGCATGGGCAAGGTCGCGGTCAGCTATCCCGGCAGCATCGTCGACACCTGCGCCGCCGTGCCCACGCTGGAACCGCGGCCCTATGATCCGGAGAAGGCGCGTCAACTGATCGAGGAGGCCGGTCTGGTCGGCTATACGTTCACCGTGCCCAGCATGAACCGCGCCGGGATCCCCGAACTGACGCAAGTGGTCGAGGCGCTGGCCGGATATTGGCAGGCCATCGGCCTGAACCCGATCATCCGCAACACCACCTACGAAGCCTATCGCTCGCAGAAGCGCAATGGCCAGGTGGAAAACCACATGCTGGTGATGGACAACAGCGCTGCTGAATCCTGCAAGAGCATCCTGCACGAACTGGCTGCACGCTTTGACTCGGAATATGATTCGGGCGCCAATATCAGGGCCGAGGATTATCCCGAACTGACCGCAATGTTCCGCACGGCGTTGGAAACCACCGATGATGCCGTGGTGCAGGAGCAGGTCAGCAAGATCTACCGCGCCCTTTATGACAACTGGTTCAGCGCAACAATCGCCGAACTGGATCTGACAGTGGCGGTCAGCGATCAGGTTCCCGACTGGGATCTGGGCCGCGCGAAGACCGGCAACAACTACCGCGGTCTGGTCACCCGTCCCTGA